The following is a genomic window from Streptomyces lincolnensis.
AGGCCCCCGGGCCCCGGACCGACTGGGCCCTTCCCGCCCTCCTCCCCGGCACGTTCTGCACGGCGACGCTGGTCGGCCTGCATTTCACCCACGGCAGGGCCCGCCTCGCGGTGGCCGCCGTAGGCATCCTCGCCGTGGCCCTCGCCCTGCGGGCGGCGCTCGCCCGCGGTCCGCTGGGCACGAGAAGAAGGCCCTCCACTCACCGCCCCGGCTCCAGCACCTGGACGTACTGGCTCCTCGCCTACGCCCTCCTCGGCGACGGCCTGCTCCGAACCGCCCTGGCCGGCGGCCCCGACGGCCTGCCCGACGGCACCCCCGACGGCCCCTGGCCCCTCGTCACCACCCCGGCCCTCGCCCTCACCTGGGCCTGCGTCCCCGCCGCCTGGAGCGCCCACCTCCTGGCCGTCCGCGCCCGCCGCACCCTGACGGGCAGTCGAGGCCTGGAGGACTTCGCCGCCTCCGTACGCCCCCTCCTGCTCGGCACGTTCACCCTGTTCCTCGCCGCCCTCGCCGCCCTCCTCGCGGTATCCGGCCCGGCCCTGGACGAGCCGCCTCCCTACGCCCCGACCCTCACCCTCGGCGCCCTCCTCCTCCTGGCCCGCCTCCTCACCGTCCACGGCTTCACCCACGCCCCGGTGGTCATCCTCAGAGCCACCGCGACAGCCCAGGCCACCGCCCTGGCAACCGTCTTCGCCGCCCGCCTCCCCGGCTGCGACACCCTGGCCGCCCCCGTCCGCACCCTCACCACCCTCGGCGGCCCCACCACCATCCAGACCCTCACCTGCGGCACAGGCGCCCTGATCCTCCTCATCCACGCAACCCGAACCCTCACCCGAGCGTCGGCCCACGGGGGCGCTCCGCTGGGGGGTGCGGTGTGAGGTCGTTGCGTGTCTGCGGCTGGGTGGGGGTTGGTCGTGCAGTTCCCCGCGCCCCTAGGGGGACTGGGGTTGCCGTGGGGTGGATGTGCGGGTTTCGCCTTCTGGGGTGCCTTGTTCGGTCGTATGGCGGCTGCGGGTCCGTCGTGGCTGGTCGCGCAGTTCCCCGCGCCCCTGAAAGAAGGCGGGTCGCGGTCGCCGTTGGACATGAGACACCGGCTTCCGTGGGCGCTGTCGCCGCCCACGGCGGTAAGGGGACGGGGCGGGGGGTGTCCGCCCGCAGCGTCCGGCGTCCAACACGCAGCACCTCCAGGCCCGACAGCACCGCCGGACCGAGGACGGAGACCCCCCGCCCCGGCCCCGACCCACCCACGCATCCGTAGGCGCTACATCCGCCCCCACCGAACCCGCACAGCGCGCCGCAGGCATCCGGCATCCGCCCCCCTCCGATCCGAAGGAGACCACGCACATGAACACCTCCCGCCCCAAACCCCCGGGAGCCCCCCGATGAGAGTCCTGCTGATCGGAGCCAACGGCTACATCGGCCGCTACGTCGCCGACCGCCTGCTGGCCGACCCCGCCGTCCAGCTCACCGCCCTGGGCCGAGGCGACGACGCCGACGTCCGCTTCGACCTGGCGTCCGGCAGCCCCGGCGCCCTCACCCGCTTCCTGGACGCGGTCCACCCCGGCGTGGTCGTCAACTGCGCCGGCGCCACCCGGGGCGGCGCCCGCGACCTCACCCGCCACAACACCGTCGCCGTCGCCACCGTCTGCGAGGCCCTCCGCCGCAGCGGCTGCGGCGCCCGGCTCGTCCAGATCGGCTGCGGCGCGGAGTACGGCCCCAGCCAGCCCGGCTCCTCCACGGCCGAGGACGCCGTCCCCCGCCCCGGCGGCCCGTACGGCGTCAGCAAACTCGCCGCCACCGAACTCGTCCTCGGCTCCGGCCTGGACGCGGTGGTCCTCCGCGTGTTCTCCCCGGCAGGCCCCGGCACCCCCGCCGGCTCCCCGCTCGGCCGCCTCGCCGAGGCCATGCGCCGCGCCATGCAGTCCGGCGACGGCGAGCTCAAGCTCGGCGGGCTCGGCGTCCAACGCGACTTCGTGGACGTACGCGACGTCGCCCGTGCCGTGCACGCCGCGTCTCTCTCCGCCGCGCAGGGCGTGATCAACATCGGCTCGGGCCGCGCGATCCGGCTCCGCGACGCCGCCGGAACCCTCGCGCGGGTCGCCGGATACGGCGGCGCCCTCCACGAACTGGACGGCCCGCCAGGCCCGCCAGGCCTGACCGGCCCGCACCTCAGGCCGACGATCGGCCACCCCCGCACCGAGTCGGACCACACGGCCCCGGTCGCGTACCCGTACCCGGACGGCTGCGGCAGCTGGCAGCAGGCCGACGTGCGCACCGCACGCGACCGGCTCGGCTGGCGCCCCCGGATCAACCTCGAGGAGTCTCTCGCCGACATCTGGATGGAGGCGGCGTGCCGCATCTGACCAGCGCGACAACGATCACACCCCGCACCGAACTCCGCCCGGGCTTCGGCGTCCCGGGCCTCGCCCACCCCCTCGTGGCCCCGGCGGAGTGGGGCGAACTCACCCGCCCCGGCACCCCTTTGCACTGGGTCGTCCTCCGCGTCGGGGACGACGGCCCCGGCAGCCGCCCCGACCCGCACTGCCTGGAGGCGGCCGGACGCCTGCGCAACGCGGGCGTCCGGATCCTCGGCCACCTCGACACGACGTACGGTGCCCGCGCCTTCGGGGAGGTGGTCTCCGACGCGCACCGCTACATCGACTGGTACCGGGCCGACGGCTTCCTCCTGGACCGCTGCCCGTCCGACCGCGCCGCGCTCCCCGAGATCCGCCGCACGGTCACCACGCTCCGCGCGCTCCGGGACGACGCCCACATCGTCCTCGGCCACGGCATCCACCCGTATCCCGGCTATGCCGAGACCGCCGACCAGTTGGTCACGTTCTCCGGTCCGTGGAGCGACTACCGCTGGTCCCAGGTCGCCGAGTGGACCGCCGACTACCCGCCCGACCGCTTCTGCCACCTGGTCCACGGGGTACCGGGCCCCCACTTGGAGGAAGCTCTCCGCATCGCCCGCTGGCAGGGCGCCGCCACCATCTACTTCACCGACCGCACGGACCGCTCCGGCCGCGGCGGCCCGTGGGAGACCATGCCCGGCTACTGGGACGACATCGTCTCGCGGATCGGAACAGGTGTCTCGGAATGAAAAAGGGCATGGCACTGTTACGGGGAGAACAACCGTAATGATTGACCGACCAACGGAGTCCCCGTGTCGCTGCCACCCCTGGTCGAGCCCGCTGCCGAGCTCACCGTAGACGAGGTCCGCAGGTACTCCCGCCACCTGATCATCCCCGACGTCGGGATGGACGGGCAGAAGCGGCTGAAGAACGCCAAGGTGCTCTGTGTGGGCGCCGGCGGCCTGGGCTCGCCGGCGCTGATGTACCTGGCCGCGGCGGGCGTGGGCACGCTGGGCATCGTGGAGTTCGACGAGGTCGACGAGTCGAACCTGCAACGCCAGATCATCCACAGCCAGGCCGACATCGGCCGCTCGAAGGCCGAGTCCGCGCGCGACTCCGTCCTCGGCATCAACCCGTACGTGAACGTGGTCCTTCACGAGGAGCGGCTCGAGGCCGACAACGTGATGGACATCTTCAGCCAGTACGACCTGATCGTCGACGGCACGGACAACTTCGCCACCCGCTACCTGGTCAACGACGCCTGCGTGCTGCTGAACAAGCCGTACGTGTGGGGCTCGATCTACCGTTTCGACGGCCAGGCCTCCGTCTTCTGGTCCGAGCACGGCCCCTGCTACCGCTGCCTCTACCCGGAGCCCCCGCCCCCCGGCATGGTCCCCTCCTGCGCGGAGGGCGGCGTCCTGGGCGTGCTGTGCGCCTCCATCGGCTCCATCCAGGTCAACGAGGCCATCAAGCTGCTCGCCGGCATCGGTGAGCCGCTGCTCGGCCGTCTGATGATCTACGACGCCCTGGAGATGCAGTACCGCCAGGTCAAGGTCCGCAAGGACCCGAACTGCGCGGTCTGCGGCGAGAACCCGACCGTCACCGAGCTCATCGACTACGAGGCCTTCTGCGGCGTCGTCTCCGAGGAGGCCCAGGAGGCCGCCGCCGGTTCGACGATCACTCCCAAGCAGCTCAAGGAGTGGATCGACGACGGCGAGAACATCGAGATCATCGACGTCCGCGAGATCAACGAGTACGAGATCGTCAGCATCCCGGGCGCCAAGCTGATCCCGAAGAACGAGTTCCTCATGGGCACCGCCCTGGAGAGCCTCCCGCAGGACAAGAAGATCGTCTTGCACTGCAAGACGGGTGTCCGCAGTGCGGAAGTCCTCGCGGTCCTGAAGTCCGCGGGCTTCGCCGACGCCGTGCACGTCGGCGGCGGTGTGATCGGCTGGGTCAACCAGATCGAGCCGAGCAAGCCGGTGTACTGAGCGGGCTTCCTCGCCCTGTGGGTGAGGGGATTCGTGTCGGCGGGGGTGGTGGGCGCTGCGTGGGCCCACCACCCCCGCCGTCGTCATGAGCAGACCTTGCCGGCCTCGGGCACCTTCCCGTCCAGCAGATACGCGTTCACCGTCGCGTCGATGCAGTCGCTCCCCCTGCCGTACGCCCCATGCCCCTCGCCCTTCCAGGTGAGCACCACACCGACCCCCTCGCCCAGTTCGTCCGCCATCCTGCGCGTGCCCTCGTACGGCGTCGCCGGGTCGCCGGTGTTGCCCACGACGAGGATCGGTGCCGCACCGGGCGCGCTCACCTGCGGGGTGTCGTACTGTCCGGCCACCGGCCAGTCGTGGCACGAGCCGGTGGTGTCCCAGCCCAGGGCGGTCCCGAACACGGGCGAGATCCTCTCGAACTCCGGCAGCAGCTTCCTCGTCTCCTCCACCGTCGGCCGCTGCCTGTCGTCCAGGCACGATATGGCCCGTTGGGAATGGGAGGCCGTGCCGTAGTGGCCCGACGGGTCGCGCTCGTTGTACTCGTCGGCGAGGACCAGGAGCTCCGAACCGTCGCCCCGCTCGGCGGCCTCCAGAGCGCTGGTGAGGGCCGGCCAGCCGTCCTCGCTGTACAGCGGCAGGATGATGCCGATGAAGGCGAGCGCCTGGGTCAGCTTCCGTCCCGACGCCGTCGGCAGAGGCTCGGCGTCGATCCGCTCCAGCAGCGCGGCGATCCTCCGTGAGCCCTGCTCGGGATCCTCTCCGGTGGATTCGAGGTAGGAGTTCAGTGCGCGCTGGAATCCCCGGGCCTGGTTCTCCCGGTGCCCCACCACGTCGGCGCTCGGGTCGACGACCGCGTCGAGGACCAGCCTGCCGACGTTGCGGGGGAACAGGTGGGCGTAGACGCCGCCGAGTTCGGTGCCGTACGAGATGCCGAAGTAGTGGGTCCGGCGGTCGCCGAGCACATGCCGGAGCAGGTCCATGTCGCGGGCGGTGTCGGTGGTCGAGACGTGGCCCAGCAGGGTGCCGGTGTTCTGTGCGCAGCCCTTGCCGAAGGTGCTGGAGTCCTGGAGGTAGGCCCGCTCCTCGGCCGGGGTGTCGGGAGTGATGTCCACCGACTCGGAGGCCTGGATCTCCTCGTCGTCGCGGCAGCGGACGCGCTTGCTCAGGCCCACCCCGCGCGGGTCCCAGCTGACCAGGTCGTACCGCTCGCGGAGCGAGGAGACGACAGCGGCGTACGCGGGCATGGTGGAGACCCCCGAGCTGCCGGGGCCGCCGAAGTTGAACAGCAGCGAGCCGATGCGGTTCTCGCCCCGGGCCCTGGCCCGGATCAGGGCTAGGCCGATCGTCTCACCGTCGGGCTTCGCCCAGTCCAGCGGCACCCTCAGCGTCGCGCACTGCCAGTCCCTGCCCGGCGCGGTGGAGTCCGCGGTGGCCTGGCAGCGGCCCCAGTCGGGTTTCTGCGAGGTCAGGGAGGAAGGCGGCGCGAGGACGGCGGCTGAGGACCTCTGCGGCGAACCGCCCGCCTTGTCGTCCCCCGACGAGCCGCCGCTGCACCCGGCCACGAGCACCACGGCCGCGGCCCACCAGGCCGTACACCATCCGAATCGCGTCATCGCACGCCCCCCTCGCAGGCCGTCCGCCGTGTGCCGCGGATGGCAGTCAGGCCATGGTAGGCAGATCGCCCGTCGGCCGCGGAGGCCTGTGGATAACTCTCTGACCTGCGCATACGTCGAAGGGGGGCGAGGGGTGTCGAGGTTGTGGGTCAGGAGCACACGGTCCCGGCCGCCGGAACCCTCCCGTCCAGCAGATAGCCGTCCACCGCGGCCCGCACGCACGGGTTCTTGCTGTCGTACGCCCCGTGCCCCTGTCCCTTGTACGTCAGCTCGACGCCGACCCCCTTGCCCAGCGCGGTGACCATCTTCCGCGCGCCCTCGTACGGCGTCGCCGGGTCGCCGGTGTTGCCCACGACGAGGATGGGCGCGGATCCGGGCGCGCTCACGTCCGGACGGGCGGCGGCACCCGGCACGGCCCAGTCGGCACAGCTGAGCGTGGACCAGGCGAGATAGTCGCCGAACAGGGCGGAGGCCGCCCGGAACTCGGGCAGCTTCCGCTGCACCTGGTCGACTGTGTAACGCGGCTTTTCGTCGGCGCAGTTGATGGCGACGTTGGCTGCGCTGATGTTGCTGTACTCGCCGTTCTGGTTCCGCCCGTTCATCGCGTCGGACAGGAACATCAGCATCTGGCCGTTGCCGTCGTAGGCCTGTTCGAGGCCCTCGGTGAGGAACTCCCAGTAGTCCTTGGAGTACAGGGCCTGCGCGATGCCACCGGTCGCCGCCGTCTGGGTCAGTTGGCGCGAGCCGATGCCGGGGATGGGCTTGCCGTCCAGGTCCTTGAGGAGTTCGGCGATGCGGTTCCCGACGTCCTGCACGCTGTCGCCGATCGGGCAGTCCTCCGTCTTCGAGGTGCAGTCCCGGGCGAAGTTGTCGAGGGCCAGCTGAAAGCCCTTGGCCTGGCTGAGCGAGCCCTGTTCGGAGTCCTGCGTGGGGTCGACGACCGCGTCGAAGACCGCCCGGCCGACGCGTTTCGGGAACAAGTGCGCGTAGACGCCGCCGAGTTCGGTGCCGTAGGAGATGCCGAAATAGTGCAGCTTGTCGTCGCCGAGAACCTGACGCATCAGGTCCATGTCGCGGGCCGCGTCGGCGGTGTGCACATGCGGCAGCACCTTCTCGGAGTTGTCCTCGCAGGCCGCGTTGAACTCCTTGGTGTTGTCGAGCAGCTCGGTGCGCTCGATCGCGTCGTCGGGCGTCGCGTCCTGCTGGAAGTACGCGTCGAGCTGCCCGTCGTTCAGGCACTCCACCCCGGCGCTGCGGCCGACCCCGCGTGGGTCGAAGCTCACCAGGTCGTAGCGCGTGCGCAGTTTCGCGTAGTCCGCGCCGAAAGCGGGCAGCGTGGTGACGCCCGAGCCGCCGGGGCCACCGAAGTTGAAGACCAGTGAACCGATACGCCGGCTCTCGTCACCGCTCGACTTCGCCCGGATCAGCGCCAGGTCGATCGTGTCGCCCTTGGGCCTGTCCCAGTCGAGCGGCGCCTTCATGGTGGCGCACTGCCATTCGTCTCCGCCGGGCAGAGGTGACGGGGCGTCACCGCCGCCCTCCGCCGGGGAGGGGGCCGGGCAGTCCTTCCAGCTCAGCTTCTGAGCCGTCAGATCCTGGTCCTCGGAATCGTCGCCGCAGCCCGCCAGGAGGGTGGACAGCAGGACGACGGAGGCGGTCAGGGCAGCGGCACGCACGCGGGGAGGATTCGGCATGCTTCCATCCTGCGGGCGGCCACGGGCGAATGCTCGGGACACGGGCCGTACGAGGTACGCGTGCGTGCCCGTGTCCACAGCGCTCCCTTTGTCTACAGCGCTCCCTTGCGGGACAGGTGGTTGAAGGCCAGCCAGCCCGGCAGCACCGGAATCCACAGCGTCAGCAGCCGGAACAGCAGGACCGCCGGAGCGGCGACCTCCTTCTCCAGTCCCACGGCGATCAGACCGACCGTCAGGGTCGCCTCCACGGCGCCGACACCGCCGGGGGTCGGGGCCGCCGATCCCAGCGCGTTGCCGGCGAGGAAGACGACGGCGACGCTGGCGATGCTGATCGACGATCCCTCGGTACCGAAGGCGCGGATCGACGCGTCCAGGCACATCACGAAGCAGGCGGTCAGCGCGAGCATGCCGCCGATGCCGGTGACCAGCTTCTGCGGCCGCTGGAGCACGTCGAGCATGCGCGGCACGACACCCGCGAACAGCGACCTCACGCGCGTGACGACGAATTTCCTGAGGAACGGCACCGAGGTCACCACGAGCACGAGCACCGCCACCGTCAGCAGACCCGCGATGACGGTCCGGGACGGCGAGAGCGACGGCGTCTTCTCGGTGCCCGTCAGATAGCCGAAGGACAACAGCATCAGGATGTGGCAGCCGAGCCCGAACAGCTGCGACGCGCCGACACTCGCCACCGCGAGCCCCGGCCGCACCCCGGCGCGCTGAAGGAAGCGCGTGTTCAGGGCGACACCGCCCACGGCCGCGGGAGCGACGATCTTCACGAACGAACCGGCGACCTGCGCCGCCACGGTCCGCACGAACGGCACCCGCTCCGGCACGAAGCCCAGCAGGGCCATCGCCGCCGCCATGTAGCTCAGCGCGGAGAACGCGACCGCCGCGGCGACCCAGCCCCACTCGGCGTTCTCGATGAGCGGACCGAACTCGATGTGGGTGAGCTGCGTCAGCAGGAAGTACGCGCCGATCGCGCCGGCGATGAAACTGATCAGCGTCCGCGGCCGCACCCGCTCCAGCCGGGCCGGCTCGACCGGTGCCTGCGGCCGGATCAGCAGCACCTGGTGGCGGATCTGGGTGAGCAGATCCTCCTCACGGGCCTCCTCCACCGCCTCGTCGATGGCCCGCTTCTCGGCCCGCTGCTCCGCCTTCACGGCCTTCTTGTCGGGCTTTTCGAGTACGGGCCTGGTGTCCTCGGAGATCTCCTCCAGCCGGGCCTGCTTGGCCTGCCGGGACGCCTCCAGGATCGCGTCGCGCTCGCGCTGGGCGCGCTCCCTGGCCAGCGTGCGCAGCGTCGCGCGCGTGGAGCGGCTCAGCGCGATGGGCTGGAGCATCGGCAGACAGTCGGCCACAGCGTCGGGTCCGAGCACGCTCAGCGCCGCGTCCACCGCGCGTTCGGCGCCCACTCTGAGGCCGAGCGTCACCAGCAACTGGGAGATGTCCATCCGCAGCAGCAGATCGCCCGCCGCGATCTCGCCGACGCGCAGGTCGGTGAGGATCACGATGCCGGAACGATCCACCAAGATCGCGTCGCCCACCAGTCTGCGGTGCGCGATACGCCGGGACTGCAAGGCCCGTACCTGGTGCCAGGTGTCCCGCAGCAGGTCGTCGGTGATCTCCTCGTCCGAGAGCGAGTCGAGGGTGCGGCCGCCGGTGTGCTCGTAGACGAGCATCACCGCGTCGGGACCCAGCTCGGAGGTGGCGATCAGCTTGGGCGCGTTGGCGCCGGCCGCGATCGCCGCGTACGCCAGCAGCGCCTCCTGCTCCAGCGCCTGCCGCAGCGAGGGCAGGCTGGAGCGGGTGGCGAAGCCGCGCAGCGTCAGGTTGCGCCAGGCGCGGTAGAAGAAGCCCTGGGCCTGCTGTTCCCGGTCCACGACCGTGATGTCCAGAGGTGGACCGTCCTCCAGGGTGACGAAGTAGCGCCGGCCGCGATCGCCGGTCTCCGCCGTCTCGGGCACCTCCTCGCGGGCCGCGCTCATGGGGCGGAACCCGACCGTCCGCAGGCCCGCCATCAGGGTCCGGCCGGTGGGGCGGACGTTGGGCGAGCCGACCGCGTACAGCGTGCCGTAGGCGACGGTCCAGCCGATCAGCACCGTCAGGATGATCGAGAACGGCGTGGTGTAGCCGGTGACGAGCATCGAGAACGCGTCGAGCATCAGCACGATCCAC
Proteins encoded in this region:
- a CDS encoding NAD-dependent epimerase/dehydratase family protein, producing MRVLLIGANGYIGRYVADRLLADPAVQLTALGRGDDADVRFDLASGSPGALTRFLDAVHPGVVVNCAGATRGGARDLTRHNTVAVATVCEALRRSGCGARLVQIGCGAEYGPSQPGSSTAEDAVPRPGGPYGVSKLAATELVLGSGLDAVVLRVFSPAGPGTPAGSPLGRLAEAMRRAMQSGDGELKLGGLGVQRDFVDVRDVARAVHAASLSAAQGVINIGSGRAIRLRDAAGTLARVAGYGGALHELDGPPGPPGLTGPHLRPTIGHPRTESDHTAPVAYPYPDGCGSWQQADVRTARDRLGWRPRINLEESLADIWMEAACRI
- a CDS encoding spherulation-specific family 4 protein, producing MPHLTSATTITPRTELRPGFGVPGLAHPLVAPAEWGELTRPGTPLHWVVLRVGDDGPGSRPDPHCLEAAGRLRNAGVRILGHLDTTYGARAFGEVVSDAHRYIDWYRADGFLLDRCPSDRAALPEIRRTVTTLRALRDDAHIVLGHGIHPYPGYAETADQLVTFSGPWSDYRWSQVAEWTADYPPDRFCHLVHGVPGPHLEEALRIARWQGAATIYFTDRTDRSGRGGPWETMPGYWDDIVSRIGTGVSE
- the moeZ gene encoding adenylyltransferase/sulfurtransferase MoeZ; translated protein: MSLPPLVEPAAELTVDEVRRYSRHLIIPDVGMDGQKRLKNAKVLCVGAGGLGSPALMYLAAAGVGTLGIVEFDEVDESNLQRQIIHSQADIGRSKAESARDSVLGINPYVNVVLHEERLEADNVMDIFSQYDLIVDGTDNFATRYLVNDACVLLNKPYVWGSIYRFDGQASVFWSEHGPCYRCLYPEPPPPGMVPSCAEGGVLGVLCASIGSIQVNEAIKLLAGIGEPLLGRLMIYDALEMQYRQVKVRKDPNCAVCGENPTVTELIDYEAFCGVVSEEAQEAAAGSTITPKQLKEWIDDGENIEIIDVREINEYEIVSIPGAKLIPKNEFLMGTALESLPQDKKIVLHCKTGVRSAEVLAVLKSAGFADAVHVGGGVIGWVNQIEPSKPVY
- a CDS encoding alpha/beta hydrolase — protein: MTRFGWCTAWWAAAVVLVAGCSGGSSGDDKAGGSPQRSSAAVLAPPSSLTSQKPDWGRCQATADSTAPGRDWQCATLRVPLDWAKPDGETIGLALIRARARGENRIGSLLFNFGGPGSSGVSTMPAYAAVVSSLRERYDLVSWDPRGVGLSKRVRCRDDEEIQASESVDITPDTPAEERAYLQDSSTFGKGCAQNTGTLLGHVSTTDTARDMDLLRHVLGDRRTHYFGISYGTELGGVYAHLFPRNVGRLVLDAVVDPSADVVGHRENQARGFQRALNSYLESTGEDPEQGSRRIAALLERIDAEPLPTASGRKLTQALAFIGIILPLYSEDGWPALTSALEAAERGDGSELLVLADEYNERDPSGHYGTASHSQRAISCLDDRQRPTVEETRKLLPEFERISPVFGTALGWDTTGSCHDWPVAGQYDTPQVSAPGAAPILVVGNTGDPATPYEGTRRMADELGEGVGVVLTWKGEGHGAYGRGSDCIDATVNAYLLDGKVPEAGKVCS
- a CDS encoding alpha/beta hydrolase, encoding MPNPPRVRAAALTASVVLLSTLLAGCGDDSEDQDLTAQKLSWKDCPAPSPAEGGGDAPSPLPGGDEWQCATMKAPLDWDRPKGDTIDLALIRAKSSGDESRRIGSLVFNFGGPGGSGVTTLPAFGADYAKLRTRYDLVSFDPRGVGRSAGVECLNDGQLDAYFQQDATPDDAIERTELLDNTKEFNAACEDNSEKVLPHVHTADAARDMDLMRQVLGDDKLHYFGISYGTELGGVYAHLFPKRVGRAVFDAVVDPTQDSEQGSLSQAKGFQLALDNFARDCTSKTEDCPIGDSVQDVGNRIAELLKDLDGKPIPGIGSRQLTQTAATGGIAQALYSKDYWEFLTEGLEQAYDGNGQMLMFLSDAMNGRNQNGEYSNISAANVAINCADEKPRYTVDQVQRKLPEFRAASALFGDYLAWSTLSCADWAVPGAAARPDVSAPGSAPILVVGNTGDPATPYEGARKMVTALGKGVGVELTYKGQGHGAYDSKNPCVRAAVDGYLLDGRVPAAGTVCS
- a CDS encoding lysylphosphatidylglycerol synthase transmembrane domain-containing protein, whose translation is MKQQGVHPEDAESTSDASSRPDTAEAGAPDAARKPPAGRLGPAVEEPDEVYADEVEGDEPLLPARVHRPSDLMRLVVGVLAVVLLIGIAAFAHGTTSGLEQDINKGTGQAPDLLIKIAGLASSIAILLVPVAFAIERLIKRDGLRIADGVLAAVLAHGVTLATDLWVAKAAPGSIQEALTQPSPGDIQALTDPVHGYLAPVIAYMTAVGMSRRPRWRAVLWIVLMLDAFSMLVTGYTTPFSIILTVLIGWTVAYGTLYAVGSPNVRPTGRTLMAGLRTVGFRPMSAAREEVPETAETGDRGRRYFVTLEDGPPLDITVVDREQQAQGFFYRAWRNLTLRGFATRSSLPSLRQALEQEALLAYAAIAAGANAPKLIATSELGPDAVMLVYEHTGGRTLDSLSDEEITDDLLRDTWHQVRALQSRRIAHRRLVGDAILVDRSGIVILTDLRVGEIAAGDLLLRMDISQLLVTLGLRVGAERAVDAALSVLGPDAVADCLPMLQPIALSRSTRATLRTLARERAQRERDAILEASRQAKQARLEEISEDTRPVLEKPDKKAVKAEQRAEKRAIDEAVEEAREEDLLTQIRHQVLLIRPQAPVEPARLERVRPRTLISFIAGAIGAYFLLTQLTHIEFGPLIENAEWGWVAAAVAFSALSYMAAAMALLGFVPERVPFVRTVAAQVAGSFVKIVAPAAVGGVALNTRFLQRAGVRPGLAVASVGASQLFGLGCHILMLLSFGYLTGTEKTPSLSPSRTVIAGLLTVAVLVLVVTSVPFLRKFVVTRVRSLFAGVVPRMLDVLQRPQKLVTGIGGMLALTACFVMCLDASIRAFGTEGSSISIASVAVVFLAGNALGSAAPTPGGVGAVEATLTVGLIAVGLEKEVAAPAVLLFRLLTLWIPVLPGWLAFNHLSRKGAL